The following are from one region of the Stigmatella ashevillena genome:
- a CDS encoding leucine-rich repeat domain-containing protein produces MSLMTSLILPIVGPPVAKLLLKKYLSGLGDAQVLGLNAAQAGEGVGEQLVDIAAEKLSDMVDRRQAVRVFEEIADKIILQLAPLFEEAQKRGHLNLEAVAHELASALSGRISADFLIARELDPAKLSRAFREAHPLPRAQLSEAETALYERALDQSARYLVSVASQLPHFETKWAATQLQKIARMQDDLSRTLESVRSIEEQVLASSPNRTYATFEANYRQAVTQAVDELELFGVDIEPQSKKYRLSVAYISLNLLSESTGDEDPTLVSTEHLLQQLRPGDGRLLIRGMAGSGKSTLFRWAALTAATGGRQGNPQWGPSPISIEAATTAAATFSRVMSSRPLPLHTELYFPSKQIEFPLTGILRMMVHGNTPEEAWFRRIPILIRLRDCKNGKLPPIEEFTTQLAWALGSPPSGWMKSILESGRALVLLDGVDEVPDRDRAEIHKAVEQLIHQYPDCYYLLSTRPAAIERGGLKPLGFQEADINPLSELDRDQLIGRWHEAVAKVFESRGLPTTGLGEQSEKLKRELRENPPIALLATNPLLAAMICALHRERSQRLPESQAELCEALCNMLLHRRERESHLRLEEFPEAYRALSYFQKRAIVAELAVHMVRNETSVLERAEALFKVGDVLEKIPGRQRDENRTVLDGLIQRSGMLREARPGAVDFIHNTFKEYLAGDLLAQQRNDGLMGKKALEPAWQNILVFAAARGESSFVQNLVIQVLGETSPGERPKGKKGGKSRLSPEQRTRALMAIRLRSAVQFLDKVLEARINSLQSALFPPSTMADAEALATAGDAVVPYLRYQPALSTRSIAACVRALRLINSPTAKACLKDYLVETRAPVLWELAQAVNPLEINCILEMLLRGNPLPVEIRRHVSDLSPLASLQGLRSLNLSGSQVSDLSPLASLQGLQSLNLSGSQVSDLSPLASLQGLRSLNLSGSQVSDLSPLASLQGLQSLNLSGSQVSDLSLLATLQGLQSLNLSGSQASVLPLLAALKNLQSLNLSDAQVSDLPPLTEFQGLQSLTLSDAQISDLSPLTELQGLQSLTLSGSQISDFSPLTQLQGLQSLNLSGSQISDLSPLAVLQGLQSLFLSSSQISDLSPLAALQGLQSLFLSGSQISDLSPLAALQGLQSLFLSGSQISDLSPLAALQGLQSLYLLGVQVSDFSPLEGLKDTRITR; encoded by the coding sequence ATGAGTCTCATGACCTCACTGATCCTGCCGATAGTGGGACCACCCGTGGCCAAGCTCCTGCTCAAGAAGTACCTCTCGGGCTTGGGAGACGCTCAGGTTCTGGGATTGAATGCGGCGCAAGCCGGGGAAGGCGTGGGCGAACAACTGGTGGACATCGCTGCGGAAAAGCTCAGCGATATGGTGGACCGACGGCAAGCCGTCCGGGTCTTCGAAGAGATCGCGGACAAGATCATCCTCCAACTTGCCCCGCTCTTCGAGGAAGCCCAGAAGCGCGGCCACCTGAACCTGGAGGCAGTCGCGCACGAGCTGGCCAGCGCTCTCTCCGGGCGCATCTCGGCGGACTTCCTCATCGCCCGCGAACTGGATCCCGCGAAGCTGTCCAGGGCCTTCCGCGAGGCGCATCCCCTTCCGCGCGCACAGCTCTCCGAAGCCGAGACGGCCCTCTATGAACGGGCCTTGGACCAGTCCGCGCGCTACCTCGTCTCCGTGGCCTCGCAGCTGCCGCACTTCGAGACGAAGTGGGCGGCCACCCAGCTCCAGAAGATCGCCCGGATGCAGGACGACCTCTCCCGGACGCTCGAATCGGTCCGGAGCATCGAAGAGCAAGTCCTCGCGTCTTCCCCGAACAGGACGTACGCCACCTTCGAGGCGAATTACCGGCAGGCGGTCACCCAAGCGGTGGACGAGTTGGAACTCTTTGGGGTAGACATCGAGCCACAGTCGAAGAAGTACAGACTGTCCGTCGCGTACATCTCCCTGAATCTTTTGAGCGAGTCGACGGGGGACGAAGATCCCACCCTCGTATCAACGGAGCACCTCCTCCAGCAACTCCGCCCCGGGGATGGAAGGCTCCTCATCCGGGGAATGGCAGGCAGTGGCAAAAGCACGCTTTTCCGATGGGCCGCGCTGACAGCCGCGACGGGGGGACGGCAAGGCAACCCACAATGGGGTCCGTCCCCCATCTCGATTGAGGCGGCAACCACTGCTGCGGCGACCTTTTCGAGAGTCATGTCCTCGCGTCCATTGCCCCTCCATACAGAATTGTACTTCCCCAGCAAACAGATCGAGTTCCCGCTCACCGGGATTCTGCGCATGATGGTGCATGGCAACACTCCTGAGGAAGCCTGGTTCCGGCGGATCCCCATCCTGATCCGGCTCCGCGATTGCAAGAACGGCAAGCTCCCCCCCATCGAGGAATTCACCACACAGCTCGCCTGGGCGTTGGGGAGCCCTCCCAGCGGATGGATGAAATCGATCCTGGAGTCTGGCCGAGCCCTGGTGTTGCTCGACGGCGTGGATGAAGTGCCTGATCGCGACCGCGCCGAAATCCACAAGGCCGTCGAGCAACTGATCCACCAGTACCCGGATTGCTATTACCTGTTGAGCACGCGGCCCGCAGCCATCGAGCGGGGCGGGTTGAAGCCGCTCGGCTTTCAAGAAGCCGACATCAACCCTCTGTCGGAACTCGACCGCGACCAGCTCATCGGTCGCTGGCACGAGGCAGTCGCGAAGGTTTTCGAGAGCAGAGGATTGCCGACAACGGGGTTGGGCGAGCAGTCCGAGAAGCTCAAGCGCGAGCTCCGGGAGAATCCCCCCATCGCCCTCCTCGCAACCAACCCTCTTCTCGCAGCGATGATCTGCGCGCTTCACCGCGAGCGAAGTCAGCGGCTTCCGGAGAGCCAAGCCGAACTGTGCGAAGCACTGTGCAACATGCTCCTCCACCGGAGAGAGCGAGAAAGCCACCTGAGACTCGAGGAGTTCCCCGAGGCCTACCGGGCGCTGAGCTATTTCCAGAAGCGGGCCATCGTTGCGGAACTGGCGGTCCACATGGTGCGCAACGAGACCTCCGTTCTGGAGCGGGCAGAAGCCCTCTTCAAGGTGGGCGACGTGCTTGAGAAGATTCCAGGCCGCCAGCGTGACGAGAACCGCACCGTGCTGGATGGACTGATCCAGCGCAGTGGAATGCTCCGGGAGGCACGCCCGGGGGCAGTGGACTTCATCCACAACACCTTCAAGGAGTACCTTGCCGGAGATCTGCTGGCCCAGCAACGCAACGATGGGCTCATGGGCAAGAAGGCGCTTGAGCCCGCATGGCAGAACATTCTGGTATTCGCCGCAGCACGTGGGGAGAGCAGCTTCGTCCAAAACCTCGTCATCCAAGTTTTGGGAGAGACATCACCAGGAGAGCGCCCCAAGGGAAAGAAGGGTGGAAAGTCCAGATTGAGCCCCGAGCAGCGAACGCGCGCATTGATGGCCATCAGGTTGCGTTCCGCTGTGCAGTTCCTGGACAAGGTGCTGGAAGCACGAATCAACTCTTTGCAAAGTGCACTCTTCCCCCCAAGCACCATGGCGGATGCCGAAGCACTCGCGACTGCAGGGGATGCGGTGGTTCCTTATCTCAGATACCAACCAGCATTGTCGACGCGCAGCATCGCAGCATGTGTGCGCGCCCTTCGGCTGATCAACTCTCCTACCGCAAAAGCCTGTCTGAAGGACTATTTGGTGGAAACAAGAGCCCCCGTCCTTTGGGAATTGGCCCAAGCCGTCAATCCGCTTGAGATCAACTGTATTTTGGAGATGTTGCTCCGAGGCAACCCCCTTCCAGTTGAGATCCGGAGACACGTCTCGGACCTTTCTCCCTTGGCTTCTCTCCAGGGACTCCGGTCTCTCAACCTTTCGGGTTCCCAGGTCTCGGACCTCTCTCCCTTGGCTTCTCTCCAGGGACTCCAGTCCCTCAACCTTTCGGGTTCCCAGGTCTCGGACCTCTCTCCCTTGGCTTCTCTCCAGGGACTCCGGTCTCTCAACCTTTCGGGTTCCCAGGTCTCGGACCTCTCTCCCTTGGCTTCTCTCCAGGGACTCCAGTCCCTCAACCTTTCGGGTTCCCAGGTCTCGGACCTTTCTCTCTTGGCCACACTCCAGGGACTCCAGTCCCTCAACCTTTCGGGTTCCCAAGCCTCAGTTCTCCCGCTGTTGGCCGCGCTCAAGAACCTTCAATCGCTCAACCTTTCGGATGCCCAGGTCTCGGACCTCCCCCCCTTAACTGAATTCCAGGGCCTCCAGTCTCTCACCCTTTCGGATGCCCAGATCTCGGACCTCTCTCCCTTGACTGAACTCCAGGGCCTCCAGTCTCTCACCCTTTCGGGTTCCCAGATCTCGGACTTCTCTCCCTTGACTCAACTTCAGGGCCTCCAGTCTCTCAACCTTTCGGGTTCCCAGATCTCGGACCTCTCTCCCTTGGCCGTACTCCAAGGCCTCCAGTCGCTCTTCCTTTCGAGTTCCCAGATCTCGGATCTCTCTCCCTTGGCCGCACTCCAGGGCCTCCAGTCGCTCTTCCTTTCGGGTTCCCAGATCTCGGACCTCTCTCCCTTGGCCGCACTCCAGGGCCTCCAGTCGCTCTTCCTTTCGGGTTCCCAGATCTCGGACCTCTCTCCCTTGGCCGCACTCCAGGGCCTTCAGTCGCTCTACCTTTTGGGTGTCCAGGTCTCGGACTTCTCGCCGCTTGAAGGGCTAAAAGACACACGCATTACTCGTTGA
- a CDS encoding tetratricopeptide repeat protein encodes MKRKGRIPWPPELSGQLREVDRLRRGGRYAQALGQIRQLAEAHPEQLRVLLEMGLTLGVWGHAPAEALPWFDRILTMAPGHLTTRLHRALTLARLGRHAEAVADFDTVESVGHRKLILYAKRAESLRALGQHAEAERDWTQALVEDPGNASLLQQRAQTRAQLGRLAEAIQDLSDAISSEQEESVDPELLYERGTLRARLGDSAGARADFEAGLAGFREGDPPSLQDALRLELQGASP; translated from the coding sequence ATGAAGCGCAAGGGACGCATACCCTGGCCGCCAGAGCTGTCGGGACAGCTCCGCGAGGTGGATCGCCTGCGGCGCGGGGGGCGGTACGCGCAGGCGCTCGGCCAGATCCGGCAACTGGCAGAGGCCCACCCGGAACAGCTGCGCGTGTTGCTGGAGATGGGGCTGACGCTCGGCGTTTGGGGGCATGCCCCCGCCGAGGCGCTCCCCTGGTTCGATCGCATCCTGACGATGGCGCCGGGGCACCTCACCACGCGGCTCCACCGAGCGCTCACCCTGGCCCGGCTGGGCCGTCACGCGGAGGCCGTGGCGGACTTCGACACGGTGGAGTCCGTGGGGCACCGCAAGCTGATCCTCTATGCCAAGCGCGCCGAGTCCCTGCGCGCGCTCGGCCAGCACGCCGAGGCCGAGCGCGATTGGACCCAGGCCCTGGTCGAGGACCCGGGCAATGCCTCGCTGCTTCAGCAGCGCGCCCAGACGCGTGCGCAGCTGGGTCGGCTGGCAGAGGCCATTCAGGATCTCTCCGACGCGATCTCCTCGGAGCAGGAGGAGTCGGTGGACCCGGAGCTGCTTTACGAGCGGGGGACGCTGCGCGCCCGGCTGGGAGACAGCGCTGGAGCGCGCGCCGACTTCGAGGCGGGCCTCGCGGGCTTTCGAGAGGGAGACCCGCCCAGTCTCCAGGACGCGCTGCGCCTGGAACTCCAGGGTGCCTCGCCCTGA
- a CDS encoding serine/threonine protein kinase produces the protein MGPSALQEGMEVGPWHVVSLCGRGSYGAVYRVEKRQEPQAGAFALKVALHAWDPRFEREAELLSRVRHESVPRLEDWGEWKVRGGGVYPYLVMEWVEGEGLYEWAAQRRVSSQEVARVLGQVARALEATHAVGGVHRDVKGDNVRVRSGDGRAVLMDFGSGNYQGARPLTHQPPPPGTYEYQSPESLRFQWEGLGQRVGRYEAGPPDDVYALGVTAYRVVTGRYPPEMKVEKTEEGYRVLGREWVGPEQWVEVSPELGKLIQQMLAEEPSARGSAAEVAQALERVAQSHEPEQSHGSPVEGASNVRSVGPEVLRRARKWVPWVAACVGGMGWAVSVEWARVSRLEEGFEAGREESQAGEKRDAGTVGLADAVLEAPAPGSFPEPAANGVGLDMPKQPFPGQRQPPCGKALVSVNGGCWVRSGDVMPPCGANAYEWRKGCYVPIFPPPRPQTSHPQ, from the coding sequence ATGGGACCTTCAGCGCTTCAGGAGGGGATGGAGGTGGGCCCTTGGCACGTGGTGAGCCTGTGTGGCCGGGGCTCCTACGGCGCGGTGTACCGAGTGGAGAAGAGGCAGGAACCGCAGGCCGGAGCGTTCGCGTTGAAGGTGGCGCTGCACGCGTGGGATCCGCGCTTCGAGAGGGAGGCGGAGTTGCTGTCGAGGGTGAGGCACGAGAGCGTGCCGAGGCTGGAAGACTGGGGAGAGTGGAAGGTGAGAGGGGGAGGTGTGTATCCGTATCTGGTGATGGAGTGGGTGGAAGGGGAGGGTTTGTACGAGTGGGCGGCGCAGCGTCGGGTGTCGTCGCAAGAGGTGGCGCGAGTGTTGGGGCAGGTGGCGAGGGCGCTGGAGGCAACGCATGCGGTGGGAGGTGTGCACCGGGACGTAAAAGGAGACAACGTAAGGGTGAGGAGCGGGGATGGGAGGGCGGTGCTGATGGACTTCGGCTCAGGGAATTACCAGGGAGCGCGTCCGCTGACGCACCAGCCCCCGCCGCCCGGGACGTACGAGTACCAGAGCCCCGAGTCGCTGAGATTCCAGTGGGAGGGGCTGGGCCAGCGAGTGGGGCGGTACGAGGCGGGGCCCCCGGATGATGTGTACGCGCTGGGAGTGACAGCGTACCGGGTGGTGACAGGCCGGTATCCGCCGGAGATGAAGGTGGAGAAGACGGAGGAGGGCTACCGGGTGCTGGGGAGGGAGTGGGTGGGCCCCGAGCAATGGGTGGAGGTGAGTCCAGAGTTGGGGAAGCTCATCCAACAGATGCTCGCGGAAGAGCCGTCGGCGAGAGGAAGTGCCGCCGAGGTGGCGCAGGCGCTGGAGCGTGTGGCGCAGAGCCATGAGCCAGAGCAGAGCCATGGTTCGCCTGTGGAAGGGGCGTCCAATGTTCGCTCCGTTGGGCCTGAGGTATTGCGGCGAGCCCGGAAGTGGGTGCCGTGGGTGGCGGCGTGCGTGGGGGGGATGGGGTGGGCTGTCTCAGTAGAGTGGGCGCGGGTGTCACGCCTGGAAGAAGGGTTTGAAGCAGGGCGCGAGGAATCTCAGGCCGGAGAGAAGCGAGACGCGGGAACGGTGGGGTTGGCGGATGCTGTGCTCGAAGCGCCTGCTCCTGGCTCCTTTCCGGAACCCGCAGCGAATGGGGTGGGCCTGGACATGCCCAAGCAACCCTTTCCGGGTCAGCGCCAGCCTCCTTGTGGGAAAGCGTTGGTCTCAGTCAACGGAGGGTGCTGGGTGCGCTCGGGAGACGTGATGCCTCCGTGCGGCGCCAACGCCTATGAATGGAGGAAGGGGTGTTACGTGCCCATCTTCCCCCCTCCTCGGCCGCAGACTTCCCATCCGCAGTGA
- a CDS encoding VOC family protein, with the protein MDPQHRLVPIIPSADLDASQAFYERLGFEVESVYPTHGYRILRDAQGASVHLTGTVPGWVVPERNAYGVYFYAENVDELAARFGLEAQDKPWGLREFAVSDPSGTLVRIGWPR; encoded by the coding sequence ATGGACCCGCAGCATCGCCTCGTCCCCATCATTCCCAGCGCGGATCTCGATGCGAGCCAGGCCTTCTATGAACGCCTCGGCTTCGAGGTGGAGTCGGTCTACCCGACACACGGGTACCGGATCCTCCGGGACGCGCAGGGCGCGAGCGTTCATCTCACCGGCACGGTCCCGGGCTGGGTCGTTCCCGAGCGCAACGCCTACGGCGTCTACTTCTACGCCGAGAATGTCGACGAGCTGGCCGCCCGCTTTGGTCTCGAGGCGCAGGACAAACCGTGGGGCCTCCGGGAGTTCGCAGTCTCGGATCCGAGCGGCACGCTCGTGAGAATCGGCTGGCCGCGCTAG
- the mnmG gene encoding tRNA uridine-5-carboxymethylaminomethyl(34) synthesis enzyme MnmG gives MKHRYDVIVVGLGHAGCEAALSCSRLGLSTLGLTLKRDRAAVMSCNPAVGGTAKGHLVRELDALGGEMGRAADLSGTHFKTLNGSKGPAVQATRILCDRDAYARTVQAALFSQPNLTVQEAEVSSLVVEDGHVAGVVLGDGSQVQARAVLLTTGTFLQALMHVGEKKEVGGRLGDEAARGLSISLRSLGFTLGRFKTGTPARLRRDSIDWDAVEPQPSDSPPRPFSWRTRQDIALGVPFPLQPSVTCGITYTTEATHRLLRDNLHRSPLFQGDIVGRGPRYCPSLEDKVVRFAARERHQVFLEPEGPDSPLVYPAGLSTSMPADVQLAFLRSIPGLAHVEVVRFGYAVEYDYAPPTQLSSTLETKAVRGLFFAGQLNGTSGYEEAAFQGLYAGLNAALQVKGEPPLLLGREEAHGAVLVDELVTKGVDEPFRMFTSRSEHRLKLREGNAEARLARHGHRVGLLPREALERVEARVHAVKSEVARLKRSGLGARLKRPEVSYAALAAEAREWPEVPAEVAEEVEVEVKYEGYIAQAERAAAREADAWDGWVIPAGFRFAEVRGLSSEAVEKLSAHRPGTVGQVRRIPGLTPAALSLVLVALKRERARE, from the coding sequence ATGAAGCACCGGTATGACGTCATCGTGGTGGGCCTGGGCCACGCGGGCTGCGAGGCCGCCCTCTCCTGCTCCCGCCTGGGCCTGTCCACCCTGGGCCTCACCCTCAAGCGCGACCGCGCCGCTGTGATGAGCTGCAACCCCGCCGTCGGTGGCACCGCCAAGGGCCACCTCGTGCGCGAGCTCGATGCGCTCGGCGGCGAGATGGGCCGCGCCGCGGATCTCTCTGGCACTCACTTCAAGACCCTCAACGGCTCCAAGGGCCCCGCCGTCCAGGCCACCCGCATCCTCTGTGACCGCGACGCCTACGCCCGCACCGTTCAGGCCGCCCTCTTCTCTCAGCCGAACCTCACCGTCCAGGAGGCCGAGGTCTCCTCCCTCGTTGTCGAGGACGGCCATGTGGCCGGTGTGGTGCTTGGCGATGGCTCCCAGGTGCAGGCCCGCGCCGTGCTCCTCACCACCGGCACCTTCCTCCAGGCCCTCATGCACGTGGGCGAGAAGAAGGAGGTCGGCGGCCGGCTCGGCGATGAGGCCGCTCGTGGCCTGTCCATCTCGCTGCGCTCGCTCGGCTTCACCCTGGGCCGCTTCAAGACCGGCACCCCCGCACGTCTCCGCCGCGACAGCATCGACTGGGACGCCGTCGAGCCCCAGCCCTCCGACTCCCCTCCCCGCCCCTTCTCGTGGCGCACCCGCCAGGACATTGCCTTGGGTGTCCCCTTCCCCCTCCAGCCCTCCGTCACCTGCGGCATCACCTACACCACCGAGGCCACCCACCGGCTGTTGCGCGACAACCTCCACCGCTCGCCCTTGTTCCAGGGGGACATCGTCGGCCGGGGGCCTCGGTATTGCCCCTCCCTGGAGGACAAGGTGGTGCGCTTCGCCGCCCGCGAGCGCCATCAGGTGTTTCTCGAGCCCGAGGGGCCGGACTCGCCCCTCGTCTACCCCGCAGGCCTGTCCACCAGCATGCCCGCGGATGTGCAGCTCGCCTTCCTGCGCTCCATCCCTGGCCTCGCCCACGTGGAGGTGGTGCGCTTTGGCTATGCCGTGGAGTACGACTACGCCCCGCCCACCCAGTTGTCCTCCACCCTGGAGACCAAGGCCGTGCGCGGCCTGTTCTTCGCCGGGCAGCTCAATGGCACCTCCGGCTACGAGGAGGCCGCCTTCCAGGGGCTCTACGCTGGCCTCAACGCCGCGCTTCAGGTGAAGGGCGAGCCGCCCCTGCTGCTCGGCCGTGAGGAGGCCCACGGCGCGGTGCTCGTGGATGAGCTGGTGACCAAGGGCGTGGACGAGCCGTTCCGCATGTTCACCAGCCGCTCGGAGCACCGGCTCAAGCTGCGCGAGGGAAACGCCGAGGCCCGTCTGGCCCGCCATGGGCACCGCGTGGGGCTCTTGCCTCGCGAGGCGCTGGAGCGCGTGGAGGCCCGGGTGCACGCGGTGAAGAGCGAGGTGGCTCGGCTCAAGCGCTCGGGGCTGGGCGCCCGGCTCAAGCGGCCCGAGGTGAGCTATGCCGCGCTGGCGGCCGAGGCGCGCGAGTGGCCCGAGGTGCCCGCCGAGGTGGCCGAGGAGGTGGAGGTGGAGGTGAAGTACGAGGGTTACATCGCTCAGGCCGAGCGGGCCGCCGCGCGCGAGGCGGATGCCTGGGATGGCTGGGTGATTCCCGCCGGGTTCCGCTTCGCCGAGGTGCGCGGGCTGTCCTCCGAGGCGGTGGAGAAGCTCAGCGCGCACCGGCCCGGCACGGTGGGCCAGGTGAGGCGCATCCCGGGCCTCACGCCCGCGGCGCTGTCCCTGGTGCTGGTGGCGCTCAAGCGCGAGCGCGCTCGGGAGTGA
- a CDS encoding ADYC domain-containing protein, translated as MSLPALSTVVSTWVFALLSVCFTGRLPALEEPLPARERPVIEDPRCPFGTRHSQLPTRAVLDSRPQSPLYRGGCLEHIVFLKGSLKDGMFSNGQAEAFFRRNPSTGVRPSASVRLMRKSRYTLHKVNSWLTAYEVTFEGTNLCAESLYQPGAEGELAPEPPSGTALLIPGYWDESDGIWRAQYKGENVFTAACYDGTVAKCAHWGYVPWGTYAGKSLQPYHQACVPAARAEYDHVKAYTCANTAIDIFDNLGLLRRSEDSGFSFESRWNAKGLKCVARPRWKGCETDLAGVLGVCEEPVLGQSWGGDLIGIRSSADRGLQNFDSVSSVSMPFLCPVEGVEDVGCQGQPD; from the coding sequence ATGAGCCTGCCCGCTTTGAGCACCGTCGTGTCCACGTGGGTCTTCGCCCTTCTCTCGGTGTGCTTCACGGGCCGGTTGCCCGCCCTCGAAGAGCCCCTCCCCGCACGCGAGCGTCCCGTCATCGAGGATCCCCGCTGCCCCTTCGGCACGCGGCACTCGCAGCTCCCGACCCGCGCCGTCCTCGACTCGCGGCCCCAGTCCCCCCTCTACCGGGGCGGGTGTCTGGAGCACATCGTGTTTCTCAAGGGCTCGCTCAAGGACGGCATGTTCTCCAATGGCCAGGCCGAGGCCTTCTTCCGCCGCAATCCCAGCACCGGCGTCCGCCCCTCCGCTTCCGTCCGGCTCATGCGCAAGTCCCGCTACACCCTGCACAAGGTCAATTCCTGGCTGACGGCCTATGAAGTCACCTTCGAGGGCACCAACCTCTGCGCCGAGTCCCTGTATCAGCCCGGCGCCGAGGGGGAGCTGGCCCCCGAGCCCCCCAGCGGCACCGCGCTCCTCATCCCCGGCTACTGGGATGAGTCCGATGGCATCTGGCGCGCCCAGTACAAGGGCGAGAATGTCTTCACCGCCGCCTGCTACGACGGCACCGTCGCCAAGTGCGCCCACTGGGGCTACGTCCCCTGGGGCACCTATGCCGGCAAGAGCCTCCAGCCCTACCACCAGGCCTGTGTCCCCGCCGCCCGCGCCGAGTATGACCATGTGAAGGCCTACACCTGCGCCAACACCGCCATCGACATCTTCGACAACCTGGGCCTGCTGCGCCGCAGCGAGGACTCCGGTTTCAGCTTCGAGTCCCGGTGGAACGCGAAGGGGCTCAAGTGCGTGGCGCGGCCCCGCTGGAAGGGCTGCGAGACGGATCTCGCCGGCGTGCTCGGCGTGTGCGAGGAGCCCGTGCTCGGCCAGAGCTGGGGGGGAGACCTCATCGGCATTCGCAGCTCCGCGGACCGGGGGCTCCAGAACTTCGATTCGGTGTCCTCCGTGTCCATGCCCTTCCTGTGCCCCGTGGAGGGCGTCGAGGACGTCGGCTGCCAGGGCCAGCCGGACTGA
- a CDS encoding AAA family ATPase, with translation MSNAKLLAVNLERFKSFKEPTRVDFSPLTIILGRNNSGKSTLIQSLLLLKQTLADPRPDVTLKLEGLIDAFSLRELTFGWPAEAVTVEGPEITVEWESTADVQTALEQLSWPDFPNLAKHSGVTWLKEPLQWKVLRTAMTLRMAELEGETHIAEIRLRSLDETAPTEVRITHTEKRWSCQWNGHSADKIGVELDHFIPYLRIDRSDVGPRDRQRAWHNAYMILFAQPLEALKKLLSELHYLGSSRQPPPSMFKAATTAPNEIGVSGELAAQLLHRRQRDIVHFLPPLQLSEGSPVLPETVLARPLVDAVNAVMSALTVTVPVRVEVIREIGFRLMFGEASLAHVGRGLGYLLPIVELGLFADPIRFSGSTDDMTLDTYNEQCGAFTHIALEEPEAHLHPKVASRLAHWLVSLALANRRLIVETHSDHLVRRLRGLAARAGRNSPLETWLLENVVVLTVEQNEEGRSMVTTSRLTAEGGVAESWPADFMDEATDEESAIYYAKLDKAEAATHAAGPVEFDETPEPETDEAP, from the coding sequence ATGAGCAATGCGAAATTACTCGCCGTGAATCTTGAGCGCTTCAAGTCCTTCAAGGAGCCCACTCGCGTTGACTTCTCCCCACTGACGATCATTCTGGGCCGAAACAACTCCGGCAAGAGCACGCTGATTCAGAGCCTGCTGTTGCTCAAGCAGACGCTTGCAGACCCCCGGCCCGATGTGACGCTCAAGCTTGAGGGCTTGATTGATGCGTTCAGCCTTCGAGAGCTGACCTTCGGCTGGCCTGCCGAGGCCGTGACTGTCGAGGGTCCGGAGATCACTGTCGAATGGGAATCCACGGCAGATGTGCAAACCGCCCTTGAGCAATTGTCTTGGCCAGATTTTCCGAACCTCGCCAAGCACTCTGGCGTGACCTGGCTCAAAGAGCCTCTCCAGTGGAAAGTCCTCCGGACTGCGATGACGCTTCGCATGGCGGAACTCGAAGGGGAAACACACATTGCCGAGATCCGGCTTCGCTCCTTGGACGAGACGGCCCCTACCGAGGTCCGGATAACACATACTGAGAAGCGGTGGTCATGCCAATGGAACGGACACAGCGCCGACAAGATCGGCGTCGAACTCGACCACTTCATCCCCTACCTGCGCATCGATCGCAGCGATGTGGGACCTCGCGACAGGCAGCGCGCTTGGCACAACGCCTACATGATTCTCTTCGCGCAGCCGCTCGAAGCGCTCAAAAAGCTCCTGTCTGAACTGCACTATTTGGGCTCAAGCCGCCAGCCCCCACCGAGCATGTTCAAGGCCGCCACAACGGCCCCCAATGAGATTGGGGTCAGCGGAGAGCTCGCTGCCCAGCTTCTTCATCGGCGCCAGAGAGACATTGTCCACTTCCTTCCGCCCCTCCAGCTCTCAGAAGGTTCGCCCGTCCTTCCAGAGACCGTGCTGGCTCGCCCGCTGGTTGACGCCGTCAATGCAGTCATGTCGGCGTTGACCGTCACGGTTCCCGTGCGGGTCGAGGTGATCCGGGAAATTGGTTTCCGGCTCATGTTCGGTGAAGCAAGCCTTGCGCATGTCGGCCGCGGGCTCGGCTACCTTCTGCCCATCGTGGAACTCGGCCTGTTCGCCGATCCGATTCGGTTCAGCGGTAGCACCGACGACATGACGCTGGACACATACAACGAGCAGTGCGGAGCTTTCACCCATATCGCGCTGGAGGAGCCCGAAGCCCACCTGCACCCGAAGGTCGCCAGCCGCTTGGCGCATTGGCTGGTCAGCCTCGCATTGGCGAATCGCCGCCTCATCGTCGAAACCCACAGCGATCACCTCGTGCGCAGACTCCGAGGCTTGGCGGCCCGGGCGGGGCGGAACAGCCCCCTCGAAACGTGGCTCCTGGAGAACGTCGTGGTGCTGACCGTCGAGCAGAACGAGGAGGGGCGCTCGATGGTCACGACCAGCCGACTCACCGCGGAGGGAGGAGTCGCGGAGTCCTGGCCTGCTGATTTCATGGACGAGGCCACCGATGAGGAAAGCGCCATCTACTACGCGAAGTTGGACAAGGCCGAAGCGGCAACCCACGCCGCAGGACCCGTCGAGTTCGATGAGACACCCGAGCCAGAGACAGACGAGGCTCCATGA